From a region of the Prosthecobacter debontii genome:
- a CDS encoding DJ-1/PfpI family protein — protein MSKRVLCLLADGFEEIETVTPVDLLRRAGAEVVMASLSESLHVTGRSGIVMHADTTLAAIPDPTGFDLLFIPGGPAVKVLREDLRPATLARAFIQNQKPVAAICAAPLVLHDAGLLEAKRYTAHHSTYAELTSAQADVAVLTDGLITTSRGAGTALPFGLELITLLYDSTASAQVAQAIMA, from the coding sequence ATGTCGAAACGTGTTCTCTGCCTTCTCGCGGATGGTTTTGAAGAAATCGAGACGGTGACTCCCGTCGATCTGCTACGCCGAGCCGGGGCCGAGGTGGTCATGGCATCTCTGAGCGAGAGCCTCCATGTTACAGGCCGCAGCGGCATTGTCATGCATGCGGATACGACGCTGGCGGCGATCCCTGACCCGACAGGCTTTGATCTGCTTTTCATTCCTGGAGGCCCTGCCGTGAAAGTGCTCCGTGAAGACCTGCGCCCAGCCACACTCGCTCGCGCTTTCATTCAGAACCAGAAACCGGTCGCCGCCATCTGCGCCGCTCCCTTGGTGCTGCACGATGCGGGTCTGCTCGAGGCTAAACGCTATACCGCCCACCACTCCACCTATGCTGAGCTGACGTCCGCACAAGCGGACGTGGCCGTCCTCACGGATGGCCTGATCACCACCTCGCGAGGTGCGGGAACGGCTCTGCCTTTTGGGCTCGAACTCATCACCCTTCTCTACGATTCCACGGCATCCGCTCAAGTCGCTCAGGCCATCATGGCCTGA
- a CDS encoding RNA recognition motif domain-containing protein, which translates to MSDTTTQGNNRRRRNRGGRNRSGQGPRPGSTPRAGHKEPTGLQKFLSVISFGLLGKPKALPRAAQPQSRQPQPSNGSRNESPRPPREPKPRREPQQVNPADITTERLYVGNLSYDATESDLFELFSGVGSVRNCEVVVNNRTQRSKGFAFVTMSNVEEARRAVQELSGKDFMSRALQLSGAKPIAPGDRRESED; encoded by the coding sequence ATGTCAGATACGACAACACAAGGCAACAACCGCCGCCGCCGCAACCGCGGAGGCAGGAATCGCAGTGGTCAGGGCCCTCGCCCTGGCAGCACCCCACGGGCCGGACATAAAGAGCCTACCGGCCTTCAGAAATTCCTCAGCGTCATCAGCTTCGGCCTGCTCGGCAAACCGAAAGCCCTTCCCCGCGCTGCTCAGCCTCAGTCCAGGCAGCCACAGCCTAGCAATGGCTCCCGCAACGAATCCCCACGCCCACCACGTGAGCCCAAACCCCGCCGTGAGCCTCAGCAGGTCAACCCTGCCGACATCACCACCGAACGCCTCTACGTGGGCAACCTCTCCTACGACGCCACTGAGAGTGACCTCTTTGAGCTTTTCAGCGGCGTTGGTTCCGTCCGCAACTGTGAAGTCGTGGTCAACAACCGCACCCAACGCTCTAAAGGCTTTGCCTTCGTCACCATGTCCAACGTGGAAGAAGCACGCCGCGCTGTGCAGGAGCTCAGTGGTAAAGATTTCATGAGCCGCGCCCTCCAACTCAGTGGTGCCAAGCCCATCGCTCCAGGCGACCGCCGCGAGAGCGAAGATTAA
- a CDS encoding outer membrane protein assembly factor BamB family protein: MKTALVLSSLCLATFAVAKSDWSRFRGPNGTGVAEAAGLPTEVTADNTVWSVPLDKGWSSPVLWEDRIFVTAETGAGKHGVISLDAKTGKEVWRYEDVFTEHKKHNFNSFASSSVFVDAERIYINWETGNTIQALALDHQGKLIWKNEHVADYIHEHGTGVSPIVVDGILIVRSEFDWQRDGKIYTEDPTEQTWKSCIVGLNAATGKQVWKLEIPNCLNTYSTPVVNVKADGKKEIICANNASGVMGIDPAQGKINWQYNPGFKQRSLGSGVLHEGVYFCTFGTGGGVKEFAAIDVTGPQPKPVDFAFSKGLPYVPSPLVMGDNMYLLGDGGILKTVKFKTGELIYEERVNGSKGSSKFFSSPVAGDGKIYCGSQQGDLIVIKAGDKFEQLSANKLDSPINASPAIGDGRVYVRTEKMLWCIGAKTPPLP, from the coding sequence ATGAAGACCGCCCTCGTTTTGTCCTCCCTATGTTTGGCCACTTTTGCTGTGGCAAAGTCGGACTGGAGCCGTTTCAGAGGGCCCAATGGCACGGGTGTGGCGGAGGCTGCCGGACTTCCCACCGAAGTCACGGCTGACAATACGGTTTGGAGTGTGCCTCTCGATAAAGGGTGGTCTTCACCGGTTTTGTGGGAGGACCGAATTTTTGTCACGGCGGAGACCGGGGCAGGAAAACACGGGGTGATTTCGCTCGATGCAAAGACTGGAAAGGAAGTCTGGCGTTACGAGGATGTCTTTACCGAGCATAAGAAGCACAATTTCAACAGCTTTGCCAGCAGCTCCGTTTTTGTGGATGCCGAGCGCATCTATATCAATTGGGAGACGGGAAACACCATCCAGGCTCTGGCCCTGGATCATCAGGGAAAGCTGATCTGGAAAAATGAGCACGTCGCCGACTACATCCACGAGCACGGAACAGGTGTGTCGCCCATCGTCGTGGATGGGATCTTGATTGTGCGCAGCGAATTCGACTGGCAGCGGGACGGTAAAATTTACACGGAAGACCCCACCGAGCAGACGTGGAAAAGCTGCATCGTCGGGCTCAATGCTGCCACAGGGAAGCAGGTGTGGAAGCTGGAGATTCCTAACTGCCTGAATACTTATTCCACGCCCGTGGTGAACGTGAAGGCGGATGGTAAAAAAGAGATCATCTGTGCCAACAATGCCAGCGGGGTGATGGGCATCGATCCTGCACAGGGCAAGATCAACTGGCAATACAACCCCGGTTTCAAGCAACGCAGTTTAGGCTCAGGAGTTCTCCATGAGGGGGTCTATTTCTGCACCTTCGGCACCGGTGGTGGTGTTAAAGAGTTCGCGGCCATTGATGTCACGGGACCACAGCCCAAACCTGTGGACTTCGCCTTCAGTAAAGGCCTGCCTTATGTGCCCTCGCCGTTGGTGATGGGTGACAACATGTATTTGCTGGGAGATGGCGGCATCCTCAAGACGGTGAAGTTTAAGACGGGTGAGTTGATCTATGAAGAGCGGGTCAATGGCAGCAAAGGCAGCAGCAAGTTTTTCAGCAGCCCTGTCGCAGGGGATGGGAAAATTTATTGCGGCAGTCAGCAGGGGGATTTGATCGTCATCAAGGCTGGCGATAAGTTTGAGCAGCTTTCCGCCAACAAGTTGGATAGTCCCATCAATGCCTCACCCGCAATCGGTGACGGTCGAGTTTATGTGCGCACGGAGAAGATGCTGTGGTGCATCGGTGCCAAGACACCGCCCCTGCCTTGA
- a CDS encoding C40 family peptidase produces the protein MKRIIPLLLLTLAVPVSGETTVKKPASSSKSDGTKEAGSNATAGSSSQPRSSKPKTDDVKEGPQTEGPPVAAVSSIDPEDIQGFEHYAPQIQELIRKCLGLTKLNLTYSFGSADPKNGGMDCSGTIYFVLHDFGFKGVPRQSNEMAEWVEDKTLLYRVDSADSLSHAEFSSLQPGNLLFWSGTYDAGPRKTPVTHVMLYLGKLKSSGKHIVFGASDGRAYQGKRRSGVSVFDFSLPKSASTAKFYGYGMIPGVGKIDPPKPEPKPVPPQVVASQPLTPTKAQSAEVKKTVKVASVAPTETVKKKEPPPQTETMAKPRTVPVIVVAEAGPKPETSLAVTKPMEEVRPAIRVESDASDPPGVAKENKPVQVASSSSKSLDQSSVNSVKNTSAIKKPTSSSSSQKSKPVVKRKPAPPPPTPMERAQRAAKNFFENVKRSFP, from the coding sequence ATGAAACGCATCATACCTCTTCTCCTCCTGACTCTAGCCGTGCCTGTGTCAGGAGAGACAACGGTGAAAAAGCCCGCCAGTTCCTCCAAGAGCGATGGCACAAAGGAAGCGGGCTCTAACGCAACCGCAGGGTCTTCGTCTCAGCCCAGGTCATCCAAACCGAAGACGGACGACGTCAAGGAAGGCCCTCAGACGGAAGGCCCTCCCGTAGCTGCGGTGAGCAGCATTGATCCCGAGGACATTCAGGGCTTCGAGCATTATGCCCCTCAAATTCAGGAACTGATTCGCAAGTGCTTAGGGCTGACCAAGTTGAACTTAACCTATTCCTTCGGTTCAGCGGATCCTAAAAACGGAGGCATGGATTGTTCGGGGACGATTTACTTTGTCCTCCATGATTTCGGTTTCAAAGGGGTGCCGCGGCAGTCCAATGAAATGGCGGAGTGGGTGGAGGATAAAACGCTCCTGTATCGGGTGGATTCTGCCGATTCCTTATCCCATGCCGAGTTTTCATCGCTCCAGCCGGGGAACCTCTTGTTTTGGTCGGGGACCTACGATGCCGGGCCTCGTAAGACACCTGTCACGCATGTGATGCTCTACTTGGGCAAGCTGAAGAGCAGTGGCAAGCACATCGTCTTCGGCGCGAGTGATGGCCGCGCGTATCAGGGCAAAAGGCGCTCGGGAGTCAGTGTGTTTGACTTCTCTCTTCCGAAATCAGCCAGCACCGCCAAATTTTATGGCTATGGGATGATTCCCGGTGTGGGAAAAATAGATCCACCGAAACCCGAACCCAAGCCTGTGCCGCCCCAAGTCGTAGCGAGCCAGCCCCTAACCCCGACCAAAGCCCAGTCGGCAGAGGTCAAAAAAACGGTGAAGGTGGCATCTGTCGCGCCCACGGAAACGGTGAAAAAGAAGGAGCCCCCTCCTCAGACCGAGACGATGGCGAAACCTCGCACAGTGCCCGTCATCGTCGTGGCAGAAGCTGGACCCAAGCCTGAGACATCGTTAGCGGTGACCAAGCCCATGGAAGAAGTCCGTCCGGCAATCCGCGTCGAATCTGACGCGAGCGATCCGCCTGGGGTGGCCAAGGAAAATAAGCCCGTTCAAGTGGCCAGTTCATCCAGCAAAAGTCTGGATCAAAGCTCAGTGAACTCGGTGAAAAACACCTCCGCCATCAAAAAGCCAACCTCATCGAGTTCGAGCCAAAAATCGAAACCTGTGGTGAAGCGCAAACCTGCGCCTCCACCGCCGACACCGATGGAACGGGCTCAGCGTGCGGCCAAAAACTTCTTTGAAAATGTGAAGCGATCCTTCCCCTAG
- a CDS encoding M48 family metalloprotease, with amino-acid sequence MMRFFSRFYASISPSFDGEGRRGIGCHPRLLLAVLIIGGTLAYHYLGTTEYQNEFTGRTQRLAFATPEEEIALGLQSAPMMIRQMGGQSRDMQAQGLVDRVGEKLVRSTLARQTPYRFEFHLLGDRQTINAFALPGGQIFITEALFRLLKNEDQLAGVLGHEIGHVVGRHSNEQMATSRLWSGLAQGAGVLLSDGQSNAGAQIAGMVANMRVMKYGRDDELESDALGVRFLIEAGYNPEAMIGVMDILAKASSGSNQPEFMSTHPAPTNRAERIRELIAQYRQSPGSKS; translated from the coding sequence ATGATGCGATTTTTCTCTCGTTTCTATGCCTCGATCAGCCCTTCTTTCGATGGAGAGGGGCGCCGAGGGATCGGCTGTCATCCTCGGCTGCTCTTAGCCGTGCTGATCATAGGTGGAACTCTGGCCTATCATTATCTCGGAACGACGGAGTATCAAAACGAGTTCACCGGGCGCACTCAACGACTCGCTTTTGCCACCCCCGAGGAGGAGATCGCGCTCGGGCTACAATCCGCGCCGATGATGATCCGGCAGATGGGAGGGCAATCCCGAGACATGCAGGCCCAGGGGCTGGTGGATCGGGTGGGAGAAAAATTGGTTAGGAGCACGCTGGCCCGACAGACGCCCTATCGCTTCGAGTTTCATCTGCTGGGAGATCGACAAACGATCAACGCCTTCGCCCTCCCTGGCGGCCAGATCTTCATCACCGAGGCTCTTTTCCGCTTACTCAAGAACGAAGACCAATTGGCCGGGGTGCTGGGCCATGAAATCGGTCACGTGGTGGGCCGACACTCCAATGAACAAATGGCCACGAGCCGTCTCTGGAGTGGCTTGGCCCAGGGTGCCGGGGTGCTGCTCTCGGATGGGCAAAGTAACGCAGGCGCACAAATCGCGGGCATGGTGGCGAATATGCGGGTGATGAAGTATGGGCGGGATGATGAGCTGGAGTCTGACGCTCTCGGGGTTCGTTTCCTCATCGAGGCCGGATACAACCCTGAAGCGATGATCGGCGTGATGGACATCCTCGCCAAGGCCAGCAGCGGCAGCAATCAACCTGAGTTTATGAGCACCCATCCGGCCCCCACCAATCGTGCGGAACGCATTCGTGAGTTGATCGCTCAATATCGTCAATCACCGGGCTCTAAATCTTAA